A stretch of the Actinotalea sp. JY-7876 genome encodes the following:
- a CDS encoding Rne/Rng family ribonuclease, with product MTDENTTDSTSAAAPVRRTRGRRVATGGAVTPPASTAPGASSAPLGATTTAATTPPAAAPVTEAPVSEAPVTEPATDPAAPRARRAPRRASSGGTQASAEAAAAPAPQEAAAPAAQGAAAPEQPAAPETTAAPRARRSRRATSAGTARTEPPTAQSSTTEPSTAQSSTTEPSTTESSTTEPSTTAPSAEPRATGPEAPAAPAADAATEPTRAPRRRRAGASGRADTGAAADAAPQTTATDGPSPEEAAAVATETVVEEPTAPARGRRRTKAADAAPELDVLAELGASAPTSRRSRGASSRAAAQAEAPAAASAPAQTGDAAASGRGSGAGAPRRESPRLATTALLFQAPEPTSRPRRRRVESPAGPPRLEDLVLPGDEAPEEDAEELAVEAGLVTPEVAPAEEAATEEAAGADQDGADEDGTDDDGPEADDESGAPRRRRRRGGRGRRSRSGAERDGDDADEAATADESGEDDAETAGSEPEGEDEPREGGRRRRRSGRGRGQAEPGTGDDAADESSEDDENGENGDEGQDEGDEQGGASSRRRRRRRRARGEGDDVAAPARTRTRAARTPSDEVTALKGSTRLEAKRQRRREGRDAGRRRTIVTESEFLARREAVDRAMIVRESDGRVQIAVLEDGVLVEHFVSRTGGQGAGSMAGNVYLGRVQNVLPSMEAAFVDVGKGRNAVLYAGEVNWDAAGLEGQPRRIEQALKSGDSVLVQVTKDPIGHKGARLTSQITLAGRYLVYVPAGGMTGISRKLPENERARLKKLLKEIVPDAAGVIVRTAAEGASEEELRADVQRLQDQWAAIEKKAKSASAPALLHGEPDLAIRVVRDIFNDDFSSLVVQGDGVWSMISEYVGAMAPDLVEKVSRWSGQGDVFGAHRIDEQLAKGMDRKVYLPSGGSLVIDRTEAMTVVDVNTGKFTGSGGTLEETVTRNNLEAAEEIVRQLRLRDIGGIIVIDFIDMVLESNRDLVLRRLVECLGRDRTKHQVAEVTSLGLVQMTRKRVGQGLVEAFSETCQHCNGRGFIVHSEPVEVRAAQDEGRPAEPTESKRSRRKKAAPAAAPVAVPVLPQAREAVKATLATIAAAAAHAHDHDQDQAELDLTGTDDAPQDRASDGAAPETAPEAAAEAATQDAPAADDLGDALASIEAVEAPVAPVTDDAREG from the coding sequence GTGACCGACGAGAACACCACCGACAGCACCTCCGCCGCAGCACCCGTCCGCCGCACGCGCGGTCGGCGCGTCGCGACGGGTGGCGCGGTCACCCCGCCCGCGAGCACGGCCCCTGGCGCGAGCTCGGCCCCGCTGGGTGCCACCACGACCGCTGCGACGACGCCGCCGGCCGCTGCGCCCGTGACCGAGGCGCCCGTGTCCGAGGCGCCCGTGACCGAGCCCGCGACCGACCCGGCCGCGCCCCGCGCCCGCCGCGCTCCGCGCCGTGCGTCGTCCGGCGGCACCCAGGCATCCGCGGAGGCTGCCGCCGCCCCGGCACCCCAGGAGGCTGCCGCCCCGGCGGCCCAGGGCGCGGCCGCGCCCGAGCAGCCCGCGGCGCCCGAGACGACGGCGGCGCCGCGCGCCCGCCGCAGCCGGCGCGCGACGTCCGCCGGCACGGCTCGTACCGAGCCGCCGACCGCGCAGTCGTCGACCACCGAGCCGTCGACCGCGCAGTCGTCGACCACCGAGCCGTCGACCACCGAGTCGTCGACCACCGAGCCGTCGACCACCGCACCGTCGGCCGAGCCGCGGGCGACCGGGCCGGAGGCGCCCGCCGCGCCGGCCGCCGACGCCGCGACCGAGCCGACCCGGGCGCCGCGACGGCGCCGCGCGGGTGCGTCGGGCCGGGCCGACACCGGTGCCGCGGCGGACGCCGCGCCGCAGACCACCGCGACCGACGGGCCGAGCCCGGAGGAGGCCGCCGCTGTCGCGACCGAGACGGTCGTCGAGGAGCCCACCGCCCCGGCCCGGGGACGTCGGCGCACCAAGGCCGCGGACGCGGCCCCCGAGCTCGACGTGCTCGCCGAGCTCGGCGCGAGCGCGCCCACCAGCCGCCGCAGCCGCGGCGCGTCGAGCCGCGCCGCGGCGCAGGCCGAGGCGCCCGCCGCGGCGAGCGCGCCGGCCCAGACGGGTGACGCGGCCGCGTCCGGGCGTGGCTCCGGTGCCGGTGCGCCGCGACGCGAGTCGCCGCGACTGGCCACGACCGCCCTGCTGTTCCAGGCGCCCGAGCCGACCTCCCGCCCGCGGCGCCGGCGTGTCGAGTCGCCGGCGGGACCGCCGCGGCTCGAGGACCTGGTGCTGCCGGGTGACGAGGCCCCCGAGGAGGACGCCGAGGAGCTGGCCGTCGAGGCCGGGCTGGTCACGCCCGAGGTGGCCCCCGCCGAGGAGGCCGCCACCGAGGAGGCCGCCGGCGCCGACCAGGATGGCGCGGACGAGGACGGCACGGACGACGACGGCCCCGAGGCCGACGACGAGTCGGGCGCACCGCGCCGCCGCCGCCGGCGCGGTGGCCGTGGCCGCCGCAGCCGTTCCGGTGCGGAGCGTGACGGGGATGACGCCGACGAGGCCGCCACCGCGGACGAGAGCGGCGAGGACGACGCCGAGACGGCCGGGTCCGAGCCCGAGGGCGAGGACGAGCCGCGCGAGGGCGGGCGCCGCCGGCGGCGCTCGGGTCGCGGTCGCGGCCAGGCGGAGCCCGGCACGGGCGACGACGCGGCCGACGAGTCGTCCGAGGACGACGAGAACGGCGAGAACGGCGACGAGGGCCAGGACGAGGGCGACGAGCAGGGCGGGGCGTCGAGTCGTCGCCGTCGGCGTCGCCGTCGGGCCCGCGGCGAGGGCGACGACGTCGCCGCGCCGGCCCGGACCCGCACGCGGGCCGCGCGGACGCCGTCCGACGAGGTCACCGCGCTCAAGGGCTCGACCCGCCTGGAGGCCAAGCGTCAGCGCCGGCGCGAGGGCCGGGACGCCGGTCGCCGCCGCACGATCGTCACGGAGTCGGAGTTCCTCGCCCGGCGCGAGGCCGTCGACCGCGCCATGATCGTCCGCGAGTCGGACGGGCGCGTGCAGATCGCCGTCCTGGAGGACGGGGTGCTCGTCGAGCACTTCGTCTCGCGCACCGGTGGGCAGGGCGCCGGCTCGATGGCGGGCAACGTCTACCTGGGTCGCGTGCAGAACGTGCTGCCCAGCATGGAGGCGGCGTTCGTCGACGTCGGCAAGGGCCGCAACGCCGTGCTCTACGCGGGCGAGGTCAACTGGGACGCCGCGGGCCTGGAGGGCCAGCCGCGCCGCATCGAGCAGGCGCTGAAGTCGGGCGACTCGGTGCTCGTCCAGGTCACCAAGGACCCGATCGGCCACAAGGGCGCGCGCCTGACGTCGCAGATCACGCTCGCCGGTCGCTACCTCGTCTACGTCCCGGCCGGCGGCATGACGGGCATCTCCCGCAAGCTCCCCGAGAACGAGCGTGCCCGCCTCAAGAAGCTGCTCAAGGAGATCGTGCCGGACGCCGCGGGCGTCATCGTGCGCACGGCGGCCGAGGGCGCCTCGGAGGAGGAGCTGCGCGCCGACGTGCAGCGTCTGCAGGACCAGTGGGCGGCGATCGAGAAGAAGGCCAAGTCCGCGTCGGCGCCGGCGCTCCTGCACGGCGAGCCCGACCTGGCGATCCGCGTCGTCCGGGACATCTTCAACGACGACTTCTCCTCGCTCGTCGTCCAGGGCGACGGCGTGTGGTCGATGATCTCGGAGTACGTGGGGGCCATGGCACCGGATCTGGTCGAGAAGGTCTCGCGCTGGTCGGGCCAGGGCGACGTCTTCGGCGCGCACCGGATCGACGAGCAGCTCGCCAAGGGCATGGACCGCAAGGTCTACCTGCCCTCCGGCGGCTCCCTGGTCATCGACCGCACCGAGGCCATGACCGTGGTCGACGTCAACACGGGGAAGTTCACGGGCTCGGGCGGCACGCTCGAGGAGACGGTCACGCGCAACAACCTCGAGGCCGCCGAGGAGATCGTCCGCCAGCTCCGGCTGCGGGACATCGGCGGCATCATCGTCATCGACTTCATCGACATGGTGCTCGAGTCGAACCGTGACCTCGTCCTGCGCCGCCTCGTCGAGTGCCTGGGGCGCGACCGCACCAAGCACCAGGTCGCTGAGGTCACGTCGCTCGGCCTGGTCCAGATGACCCGCAAGCGCGTGGGGCAGGGCCTGGTCGAGGCGTTCAGCGAGACGTGCCAGCACTGCAACGGCCGCGGCTTCATCGTGCACAGCGAGCCCGTCGAGGTCCGTGCGGCGCAGGACGAGGGCCGGCCCGCGGAGCCCACGGAGTCCAAGCGCTCGCGTCGCAAGAAGGCGGCGCCCGCTGCCGCGCCCGTCGCGGTGCCGGTCCTGCCGCAGGCGCGCGAGGCCGTCAAGGCGACGCTCGCGACGATCGCGGCGGCCGCCGCGCACGCGCACGACCACGACCAGGACCAGGCCGAGCTGGACCTCACGGGCACCGACGACGCACCGCAGGACCGCGCGTCGGACGG
- a CDS encoding cytochrome ubiquinol oxidase subunit I: MDALDLARWQFGITTVYHFIFVPLTIGLAPLVAIMQTLWVRTGQERWLRLTKFFGKLLLINFAIGVATGIVQEFQFGMNWSEYSRFVGDVFGAPLAMEALAAFFVESTFLGLWIFGWDRLPKRIHLACIWAVALATNLSAYFILAANSWMQHPVGAVFNEETGRAEMVDIGAVLTNSTLLAAFPHTIAAAFLTAGTFVAGIAAWWMVRTVRAGDEVTARTVYRPAIVLGVITMLVSGIGVAVSGDWQAKLMFDQQPMKMASAEALCEGENGAAFSLLTIGDLSNSCEGVHHILTIPGVTSYLASGDFDSYLPGVEELQERSELLYGEGVDYRPNLAVTYWSFRLMIGLGVGSAALALAVLWFLRRGRTVAHPWFARLGLLAIPTPFLASAFGWIFTEMGRQPWVVAPNPNPSGVDGVWMLTAKGVSSVVGPGTVLASMIAFTALYAVLAVLWFRLMTRYAAHGVADTERDVSPDGRDDDPDDPDASAADRPLSFAY; this comes from the coding sequence GTGGACGCACTCGACCTCGCCCGGTGGCAGTTCGGCATCACGACGGTCTACCACTTCATCTTCGTGCCGCTGACGATCGGGCTCGCCCCGCTGGTCGCGATCATGCAGACGCTGTGGGTCCGGACCGGCCAGGAGCGGTGGCTCCGGCTGACCAAGTTCTTCGGCAAGCTGCTGCTCATCAACTTCGCCATCGGCGTCGCGACGGGCATCGTGCAGGAGTTCCAGTTCGGCATGAACTGGAGCGAGTACTCGCGCTTCGTCGGCGACGTCTTCGGCGCGCCGCTCGCGATGGAGGCCCTCGCGGCGTTCTTCGTCGAGTCGACGTTCCTCGGCCTGTGGATCTTCGGCTGGGACCGGCTGCCCAAGCGCATCCACCTGGCGTGCATCTGGGCCGTGGCGCTCGCGACGAACCTGTCGGCCTACTTCATCCTGGCCGCCAACTCGTGGATGCAGCACCCCGTCGGGGCCGTGTTCAACGAGGAGACCGGCCGCGCCGAGATGGTCGACATCGGCGCCGTGCTCACCAACTCGACCCTGCTCGCCGCGTTCCCCCACACGATCGCGGCGGCCTTCCTCACGGCCGGCACCTTCGTCGCGGGCATCGCCGCCTGGTGGATGGTCCGCACGGTGCGTGCGGGCGACGAGGTGACGGCGCGCACGGTCTACCGGCCCGCGATCGTGCTGGGCGTCATCACCATGCTGGTCTCCGGGATCGGCGTCGCCGTCTCGGGCGACTGGCAGGCCAAGCTGATGTTCGACCAGCAGCCGATGAAGATGGCGTCCGCGGAGGCGCTGTGCGAGGGCGAGAACGGCGCCGCCTTCTCGCTCCTGACCATCGGGGACCTGTCCAACTCCTGCGAGGGCGTGCACCACATCCTGACGATCCCGGGCGTGACGTCCTACCTCGCCTCGGGCGACTTCGACTCCTACCTGCCCGGTGTCGAGGAGCTCCAGGAGCGCTCCGAGCTGCTCTACGGGGAGGGCGTCGACTACCGCCCGAACCTCGCGGTGACCTACTGGTCCTTCCGCCTCATGATCGGCCTCGGCGTCGGCTCCGCCGCCCTCGCCCTCGCGGTGCTGTGGTTCCTGCGCCGGGGCCGCACCGTGGCCCACCCCTGGTTCGCCCGGCTCGGCCTGCTCGCCATCCCGACGCCGTTCCTCGCGTCGGCGTTCGGCTGGATCTTCACCGAGATGGGCCGCCAGCCCTGGGTCGTGGCGCCCAACCCGAACCCGAGCGGGGTCGACGGCGTGTGGATGCTCACCGCCAAGGGCGTCTCGAGCGTCGTCGGTCCCGGGACCGTCCTCGCGTCGATGATCGCCTTCACCGCGCTCTACGCCGTCCTGGCCGTCCTGTGGTTCCGGCTCATGACCCGGTACGCCGCGCACGGCGTGGCCGACACCGAGCGCGACGTGAGCCCCGACGGGCGCGACGACGACCCCGACGACCCCGACGCCAGCGCGGCCGACCGCCCCCTGTCGTTCGCCTACTGA
- the cydB gene encoding cytochrome d ubiquinol oxidase subunit II, giving the protein MELSTVWFLLIALLWTGYLVLEGFDFGVGMLLPVLGRKDRDRRLMINTIGPVWDGNEVWLLTAGGATFAAFPEWYATMFSGFYLALLLILLALIVRVVAFEWRGKFHDDRWRAWSDRALIFGSWVPAVLWGVAFANLVRGVPLDADHQFVGTFFDLLNPFALLGGATTALLFLTHGAVFLTLKTDGEMRQRAGALAARLAVVTLVVAGVWAVWAQVAYSVAWTWAATGLAAVMLLVLVAATRARREGLAFVASAVTLVAAVVLIFGSMWPDVMPATDPAFSLSVAEASSTDYTLTVMTWVAVVLTPFVLLYQGWTYWVFRKRLTAERIPDHAGLLLTRR; this is encoded by the coding sequence ATGGAGCTCTCGACCGTCTGGTTCCTGCTCATCGCCCTCCTGTGGACGGGCTACCTCGTGCTCGAGGGGTTCGACTTCGGCGTCGGCATGCTGCTGCCCGTCCTGGGCCGCAAGGACCGCGACCGGCGACTGATGATCAACACGATCGGCCCGGTGTGGGACGGCAACGAGGTGTGGCTGCTCACCGCGGGCGGCGCGACCTTCGCGGCGTTCCCGGAGTGGTACGCCACGATGTTCTCCGGGTTCTACCTCGCCCTCCTGCTCATCCTGCTGGCGCTCATCGTGCGCGTGGTCGCGTTCGAGTGGCGCGGCAAGTTCCACGACGACCGCTGGCGCGCCTGGTCGGACCGGGCGCTGATCTTCGGCTCGTGGGTCCCGGCGGTCCTGTGGGGCGTCGCGTTCGCGAACCTCGTGCGCGGCGTGCCGCTCGACGCCGACCACCAGTTCGTCGGGACGTTCTTCGACCTGCTCAACCCGTTCGCCCTCCTCGGCGGCGCGACGACGGCCCTGCTCTTCCTCACGCACGGCGCCGTCTTCCTGACGCTGAAGACCGACGGCGAGATGCGGCAGCGTGCCGGCGCGCTCGCGGCGCGCCTCGCGGTCGTCACCCTCGTCGTGGCCGGGGTCTGGGCGGTGTGGGCGCAGGTCGCGTACTCCGTCGCCTGGACCTGGGCGGCGACCGGTCTCGCCGCGGTGATGCTCCTCGTGCTCGTCGCGGCCACGCGCGCCCGCCGCGAGGGTCTCGCCTTCGTGGCGTCGGCCGTGACCCTCGTCGCGGCGGTCGTGCTGATCTTCGGCTCGATGTGGCCCGACGTCATGCCGGCCACCGACCCGGCGTTCTCGCTCAGCGTCGCCGAGGCGTCGTCGACCGACTACACCCTGACCGTCATGACGTGGGTCGCCGTGGTCCTCACGCCGTTCGTGCTGCTCTACCAGGGCTGGACCTACTGGGTGTTCCGCAAGCGGCTCACCGCCGAGCGGATCCCGGACCACGCGGGCCTGCTCCTGACGCGCAGGTGA
- the cydD gene encoding thiol reductant ABC exporter subunit CydD: MKPLDPRLLRRARSARRYVVLTAGLGALTAGLVVAQALLLAAILAPVVGGTAAWADVAPRVAVLAGVVVLRALVTGAQERFAHRSAVRAVAELRSQVVEHAVALGPRGPAHGRPAAVATLATRGLDALEPYFVRYLPQLLLAATVTPATLLVVLDLDWVAAATIAATLPLVPLFMVLVGRLTQSASERRLAGMERLGHQVLDLLVGLPTLRALGRERGPAARVQELGDAHRRATMGTLRIAFLSGMVLELLTTLAVALVAVGVGFRLVSGGLDLQTGLAVLVLAPEVYLPLRQVGAHFHASADGVAAADRAFAVLDTPLPDAAHGVRAPDLATTTLRLRGVGVDQPGRATLAPADLTLTVPPGRVVALAGPNGSGKSTAVAVLLGLVVPDEGDVELDTPAGDRVALRDVDLASYWSQVAWVPQRPVLEPGTVRDAVLQGRDVPAAALDRAARRCGLDEVLAALPDGWDTVLGHGGVGLSLGQRQRVALTRALVANAPLVVLDEPTAHLDAGTQGVVLETIAALRAQGRTVVLVAHRPELLATADDVVMVGRRPVAVPDEPAVTR, translated from the coding sequence GTGAAGCCGCTCGACCCGCGGCTCCTGCGACGGGCGCGCAGCGCCCGCAGGTACGTCGTCCTCACCGCGGGTCTGGGTGCCCTGACGGCCGGGCTGGTGGTCGCCCAGGCCCTCCTGCTCGCCGCGATCCTGGCCCCCGTGGTCGGCGGCACGGCCGCCTGGGCCGACGTGGCGCCGCGGGTCGCGGTCCTCGCGGGGGTCGTGGTGCTCCGCGCGCTGGTGACCGGGGCGCAGGAGCGCTTCGCGCACCGGTCGGCGGTGCGCGCGGTCGCCGAGCTGCGCAGCCAGGTCGTCGAGCACGCGGTGGCACTCGGCCCGCGCGGGCCCGCGCACGGGCGTCCCGCCGCCGTCGCGACGCTCGCGACGCGCGGGCTCGACGCGCTCGAGCCCTACTTCGTGCGGTACCTGCCCCAGCTGCTCCTGGCCGCCACCGTGACGCCCGCGACGCTGCTCGTCGTCCTGGACCTCGACTGGGTCGCGGCCGCGACGATCGCCGCGACCCTCCCCCTCGTGCCCCTCTTCATGGTCCTCGTCGGACGGCTCACCCAGAGCGCCTCGGAGCGCCGGCTGGCCGGCATGGAGCGCCTCGGCCACCAGGTGCTCGACCTCCTGGTGGGCCTGCCCACGCTGCGCGCGCTCGGGCGCGAGCGCGGCCCGGCGGCCCGCGTCCAGGAGCTCGGCGACGCGCACCGGCGCGCCACGATGGGCACCCTGCGGATCGCGTTCCTCTCGGGCATGGTCCTGGAGCTGCTGACGACGCTCGCGGTCGCGCTCGTCGCCGTCGGGGTCGGCTTCCGCCTGGTGAGCGGCGGCCTGGACCTGCAGACGGGACTGGCGGTGCTCGTGCTCGCGCCCGAGGTGTACCTGCCGCTGCGCCAGGTCGGGGCCCACTTCCACGCCTCGGCCGACGGCGTCGCGGCCGCCGACCGCGCCTTCGCCGTCCTGGACACGCCGCTGCCCGACGCCGCCCACGGCGTCCGCGCCCCCGACCTCGCCACCACGACGCTGCGCCTGCGCGGCGTCGGCGTCGACCAGCCGGGTCGCGCGACCCTGGCACCCGCGGACCTCACGCTGACCGTGCCGCCGGGCCGCGTCGTCGCCCTGGCCGGGCCGAACGGCTCGGGCAAGTCCACCGCCGTCGCCGTCCTGCTCGGCCTGGTCGTGCCGGACGAGGGGGACGTGGAGCTCGACACCCCTGCGGGTGACCGGGTGGCCCTGCGGGACGTGGACCTCGCCTCCTACTGGTCGCAGGTCGCGTGGGTCCCCCAACGGCCCGTGCTCGAGCCCGGCACGGTGCGTGACGCGGTGCTCCAGGGCCGCGACGTGCCCGCGGCGGCGCTCGACCGGGCCGCCCGACGCTGCGGCCTGGACGAGGTGCTCGCGGCCCTGCCCGACGGCTGGGACACCGTCCTCGGCCACGGCGGCGTGGGCCTGAGCCTCGGGCAGCGCCAGCGGGTGGCGCTGACCCGCGCCCTGGTCGCGAACGCCCCGCTCGTGGTCCTGGACGAGCCCACCGCCCACCTCGACGCCGGGACGCAGGGCGTGGTCCTGGAGACGATCGCCGCCCTGCGCGCGCAGGGACGCACGGTCGTGCTCGTGGCGCACCGGCCGGAGCTCCTGGCGACGGCGGACGACGTCGTGATGGTGGGCCGGCGACCCGTCGCGGTGCCGGACGAGCCGGCGGTGACCCGATGA
- the cydC gene encoding thiol reductant ABC exporter subunit CydC translates to MSAPRPARQRDPLLRTLAMLDVDRGRVVRAVLAGAGSLGSAVALAAVSAWLIARASQMPPVMYLTIAAVTVRALGISRGLLRYVERLVSHDVALRGMARLRARLYERLADSPVDRVVGLRRGDLLARVGADVDAVGDAVVRGLLPAAVALVVGVGSVVLVGAFLPGAGAVLAACLVLAGVVAPWWAVRAARDAELGAADARARVAEETMTLLQGADELRVAGRVPTLLERLRRSDADLAAATDRAAARAAGGAALGPLATGLAVLGAVVLGTAATTSGVLAPVELAVVVLTPLAAFEATGLLPAAAVQLLRSRRAAARLVALLDDADPSPEEAPPAAAAVPDGGPLLEARGLACGWPGRPVACAGVDLVLHAGDRVAVVGPSGAGKTTLLLTLAGLLPPRAGSVRTGGRDLAALPRAEAAGVVVVTTEDAHVFDTTVLENLRVARGDVTPAQAGDALAAVGLGAWLAALPDGLDTMLGSGGARVSGGERRRLLVARALLSRAPVLLLDEPAEHLDDGAAALLTGLLDGSLAPGRAVVVVTHRSEGLEAADAVLELAGRSAPAAGRG, encoded by the coding sequence ATGAGCGCGCCCCGGCCCGCACGGCAGCGCGACCCGCTGCTGCGCACGCTCGCCATGCTGGACGTCGACCGGGGACGCGTGGTGCGCGCCGTCCTGGCCGGCGCCGGGAGCCTCGGCAGCGCGGTCGCGCTCGCCGCCGTCTCGGCGTGGCTGATCGCCCGCGCGTCGCAGATGCCGCCCGTGATGTACCTGACGATCGCGGCCGTCACCGTGCGGGCGCTGGGCATCTCGCGGGGCCTGCTGCGCTACGTCGAGCGGCTGGTCTCCCACGACGTGGCGCTGCGCGGGATGGCCCGGCTGCGGGCACGGCTCTACGAGCGCCTGGCGGACTCCCCCGTCGACCGCGTCGTGGGCCTGCGTCGGGGCGACCTGCTCGCACGCGTCGGCGCCGACGTCGACGCGGTGGGCGACGCCGTGGTGCGCGGGCTGCTGCCGGCCGCCGTGGCGCTCGTCGTCGGCGTGGGCAGCGTCGTGCTGGTCGGGGCGTTCCTGCCGGGTGCCGGCGCCGTGCTCGCCGCGTGCCTCGTGCTCGCGGGCGTCGTGGCGCCGTGGTGGGCGGTCCGCGCGGCGCGCGACGCGGAGCTGGGCGCGGCGGACGCCCGCGCGCGCGTCGCCGAGGAGACCATGACGCTCCTGCAGGGCGCCGACGAGCTGCGCGTGGCCGGGCGCGTCCCCACGCTCCTGGAGCGCCTGCGGCGCAGCGACGCCGACCTCGCCGCCGCCACCGACCGCGCGGCGGCGCGGGCCGCGGGAGGGGCCGCCCTCGGGCCGCTCGCCACCGGCCTGGCGGTGCTCGGCGCCGTCGTCCTGGGCACGGCGGCCACGACGTCCGGCGTCCTGGCGCCGGTCGAGCTCGCCGTCGTCGTGCTGACGCCGCTCGCGGCCTTCGAGGCCACCGGGCTGCTGCCCGCCGCGGCGGTCCAGCTGCTGCGCTCACGGCGGGCGGCCGCGCGCCTCGTCGCGCTGCTCGACGACGCCGACCCGTCGCCCGAGGAGGCTCCGCCGGCCGCCGCCGCGGTACCCGACGGCGGTCCGCTGCTCGAGGCACGGGGCCTCGCGTGCGGGTGGCCGGGACGCCCGGTGGCGTGCGCCGGCGTGGACCTCGTGCTCCACGCCGGGGACCGCGTGGCCGTCGTGGGACCCAGCGGTGCGGGCAAGACCACGCTGCTCCTGACCCTGGCCGGGCTGCTGCCCCCGCGCGCCGGCAGCGTCCGGACCGGCGGGCGCGACCTGGCGGCGCTCCCCCGCGCGGAGGCGGCCGGGGTCGTCGTCGTCACCACCGAGGACGCCCACGTGTTCGACACGACGGTCCTGGAGAACCTGCGCGTGGCGCGGGGCGACGTGACTCCCGCGCAGGCCGGGGACGCCCTCGCCGCGGTGGGCCTCGGCGCGTGGCTCGCGGCCCTGCCGGACGGGCTGGACACGATGCTGGGCTCGGGCGGGGCCCGGGTCTCCGGCGGGGAGCGGCGCCGGCTCCTCGTCGCCCGCGCGCTGCTCTCCCGCGCGCCCGTCCTGCTGCTGGACGAGCCGGCCGAGCACCTCGACGACGGCGCGGCGGCGCTCCTGACAGGGCTGCTCGACGGCTCGCTCGCCCCGGGCCGCGCCGTGGTCGTCGTCACGCACCGGTCCGAGGGCCTCGAGGCGGCCGACGCCGTGCTGGAGCTCGCGGGCCGGTCCGCGCCGGCCGCCGGACGCGGGTAG